Genomic window (Chondrocystis sp. NIES-4102):
CTTTCATTGGGAAAAACTAGAACAACCCTTGCAAGTAGTTAGTAAACAAGTACCAATAAAAATACAGTTTGAAGACTGGAGTGAACAAGAAGACAAATTAGAGACATGGCTTGAGAGGGAAAGAAATCAAAGTTTTAAGCTAAATCAAGCACCCTTAATGCGTTGGACTATTATACGTCGTGGACAAGATGATTACTATTTTGTTTGGAGTAAACACCATTTAATTTTAGATGGTTGGTCAACGGCGTTAATTTTAAAAGAAGTGATAGAAATCTATCAAAAGCAAGCTAGGACAGATTTAGAGCCAATTCCCTATAGAGAATATATAGCTTGGTTGCAACAACAGGACTTAACTCAAGCTAAAAATTTCTGGAAAACCCAACTTCAAGGCATAAAAACCCCGACATCCCTAATTATAGGGAGAGAAGCCAATAAAGAGACAGGCAAAAAAGAAGAAGTTGTTTTCAAGTTAGCTGCCACGACTACAAAAAATTTACAGAAACTGGCACAGGAAAACCAATTAACCTTAAGTACCATAATTCAAGGTGCGTGGGCATTACTACTCCAGCGTTATACTAGCGATGCAGATATAGTGTATGGAGTGACAGTTGCAGGTCGTCCTAGCAATTTAAGCGGGGCAGAAAGAATGGTAGGCTTATTTATTAATACCCTACCCGTGCGAGTCAAGATAGTAGAGACAGATAGATTACTACCTTGGCTAAAACAACTGCAAACCCAACTATTAGAAATAAGGCAATACGAATATACTCCTTTAATAGAAATCCAAGGGTGGAGTGAGATAGGGCGAGACTTACCACTATTTGAAAGTATTGTGGTGTTGGAAAACTATCCAGTAGATTCAAGTTTACAACAACCAGGAAGTTTAGCAGTTGAGAGTATTAGCACTTTCGACCATACAAACTATCCCCTAACGCTAACAGTAATTCCTGGGGTAGAATTATCCCTTTCCCTAGCTTTTACTACTTGCCTTGATACCGCTACTATTAAGCGGATGTTGGGACATCTACAAACCCTGTTAACGGGAATGGTTAATAACCCTCAAACCAAGTTAATAGACTTACCTTTATTAAGCGCAGAGGAAGATGGACAACTACAAAAATTCAATCAAACTAGAAATAATATTGACGAAGCACAACTGCAGCAATGTATTCATCAACTCATTGAAACCCAAGCCAGAAAAAGCCCCGACGCTGTAGCGGTAGTTTGGGAAGCAGAAAAGTTGACCTATGGGGAATTAAACCAAAAAAGCCAACAATTAGCCGAATATCTGCAGTTACAGGGGGTAAAACCCGAAGTTATCGTAGGGATATGTTGCGATCGCTCTTTAGAGATGATCATTGCTATAGTAGCCATCCTCAAAGCAGGTGGGGCATATTTACCACTAGATCCAAATTTACCCAAGGAAGCAATAACTTGGAGAATAGAGGATGCCAAGGTAGCAATAGTTTTAGCCCCAAAGCAGCTACAAGCAAAAATTGCCCATAAGGATCTACAAATTATCGATTTAGATCTAAGATCATTACCCCAAGTTGCCAACCCTCAACCCCCCAAACCCCCAACCCCTGATAATCTTGCCTACGTCATCTATACTTCTGGTTCGACAGGAAAACCCAAGGGGGTAATGGTCAATCATCGTAGTTTAGTTAATGCTTATTTAGGTTGGTCAGCAGCCTATCAATTAAATCAGGTTAAAAATCATCTTCAGATGGCAAACTTTGCCTTTGATGTCTTTACGGGGGATGTAGTACGGGCATTATGTTCAGGAGGAAAATTAGTTTTATGCCCTGGGGAGATATTACTAGAAGCAGACAAACTCTACCAATTAATACTACAACAGCAGATAGAGATTGGGGAATTCGTCCCAGTGGTATTGCGCCATCTAATGGAGTATTTAGAAAAGACACAACAGCAATTAAATATGGGTGTGGTAATCTGCGGTTCAGATAGTTGGTATGGTAGAGAATACAACCATTTTAGAAAGTTTTTAGCTAAAAATTGCCGATTAATTAATTCTTTTGGGGTAACAGAAGCCACCATAGATAGTTGCTATTTTGAAACCACTAAGGATATAGCATCAGGACAATTAGTTCCTATCGGTAAACCCTTTGTTAATACCCAGTTATATATACTAGACCAAGAAAGCAAGCGATCGCTTCCTATTGGAGTAGCAGGAGAACTTTATATTGGGGGTTTGGGTGTTGCTAGAGGTTATTTAAATCGCCCTCAATTAAATTGCGAGAAGTTTTTGAATTTAGATAGTTATGATACTCCTCTTTATAAAACAGGAGATAAAGCCCGCTACCTTCCCAACGGCGATATCGAATTTCTAGGTAGGATAGATAACCAAGTAAAACTAAGAGGATTTCGGATTGAACTGGGGGAAATAGAAGCAATATTATATCAGTATCCCCAAATTACCGAAAATGTCGTTATCCTGCGCCAAGATAGCCCACAAGAGGCAAAAATAGTAGCTTATCTAGTTACAGAAAGCAATAAACCTGTGGCTGTAAGAGAATTACGCAACTTTTTAAGAAAGAAATTACCAGAATACGCCTTACCTTCCGCCTTCGTCTTCCTCAAAAAACTTCCCCTCTCCCCCAACGGCAAAATAGACAGAAAATCATTACCAATACCCAGCCCCAGTTGCTATTTAAATAATAACTACACTCCTGCAAATAATGCGATCGAAGAAATTTTAGTAGACATTTGGGCGAAAATCCTACAGCTACCACGAGTGGGTATTGAAGATAACTTCTTTGATTTAGGAGGGCATTCCTTACTAGCGACACAGGTAATCTCTCGTATCCGTGAAGCCTTTGCCATTGAACTAGCAATACGCTGTTTATTTGAATCTCCTACAGTCGCCCAACTAGCCAAAAGAATAATAGAACAAGAAAAAAGCCCAGGAATTACCTTAAAAAGAGCCATAATTCTGCAAAAAATCGCTCTTATGTCCTCACAAGAAGCAAAACAACTATTGCAAGCCAAAAAAACAATTAAATCCTAACAAGTACACCTTTGCGCCTTTGCGCGAAATAAAAACATAATGAACCAACCAAACTTAACCGCCGAAAAACTAGAACTATTGGCATTATTGTTAGAAGAAGCAGGAATAGAAGAGGAGATTACAGAAACCATTCTCCCTCGCCAAACAGACGATAACCTACCTCTTTCCTATGCCCAACAACGTCTGTGGTTTTTACAACAACTAGAACCAGATAATCCTTTTTACAACATCTCTTCGGCTGTCAGTTTACGGGGGGATTTAAATATCCCTATTTTAGAAAAATGCTTTAATCAGATTATTCAACGTCATGAAATCCTGCGAACTAAATTCTTAAGTGTCGATGGTAAAGCAACCCAGATAATTACACCAGAACTTCAAATAACCTTACCAGTTATAGAAATAAC
Coding sequences:
- a CDS encoding amino acid adenylation domain-containing protein → MKKENIEDIYQLSPLQQGILFHTLCEVETGIYLIQLCYRLQGELNLKAFEQAWQKVVDRHTILRTSFHWEKLEQPLQVVSKQVPIKIQFEDWSEQEDKLETWLERERNQSFKLNQAPLMRWTIIRRGQDDYYFVWSKHHLILDGWSTALILKEVIEIYQKQARTDLEPIPYREYIAWLQQQDLTQAKNFWKTQLQGIKTPTSLIIGREANKETGKKEEVVFKLAATTTKNLQKLAQENQLTLSTIIQGAWALLLQRYTSDADIVYGVTVAGRPSNLSGAERMVGLFINTLPVRVKIVETDRLLPWLKQLQTQLLEIRQYEYTPLIEIQGWSEIGRDLPLFESIVVLENYPVDSSLQQPGSLAVESISTFDHTNYPLTLTVIPGVELSLSLAFTTCLDTATIKRMLGHLQTLLTGMVNNPQTKLIDLPLLSAEEDGQLQKFNQTRNNIDEAQLQQCIHQLIETQARKSPDAVAVVWEAEKLTYGELNQKSQQLAEYLQLQGVKPEVIVGICCDRSLEMIIAIVAILKAGGAYLPLDPNLPKEAITWRIEDAKVAIVLAPKQLQAKIAHKDLQIIDLDLRSLPQVANPQPPKPPTPDNLAYVIYTSGSTGKPKGVMVNHRSLVNAYLGWSAAYQLNQVKNHLQMANFAFDVFTGDVVRALCSGGKLVLCPGEILLEADKLYQLILQQQIEIGEFVPVVLRHLMEYLEKTQQQLNMGVVICGSDSWYGREYNHFRKFLAKNCRLINSFGVTEATIDSCYFETTKDIASGQLVPIGKPFVNTQLYILDQESKRSLPIGVAGELYIGGLGVARGYLNRPQLNCEKFLNLDSYDTPLYKTGDKARYLPNGDIEFLGRIDNQVKLRGFRIELGEIEAILYQYPQITENVVILRQDSPQEAKIVAYLVTESNKPVAVRELRNFLRKKLPEYALPSAFVFLKKLPLSPNGKIDRKSLPIPSPSCYLNNNYTPANNAIEEILVDIWAKILQLPRVGIEDNFFDLGGHSLLATQVISRIREAFAIELAIRCLFESPTVAQLAKRIIEQEKSPGITLKRAIILQKIALMSSQEAKQLLQAKKTIKS